A region from the Drosophila ananassae strain 14024-0371.13 chromosome 2L, ASM1763931v2, whole genome shotgun sequence genome encodes:
- the LOC6499672 gene encoding chromatin modification-related protein eaf-1 isoform X8, whose amino-acid sequence MFGCIYQLWDWLEAPPLFTAGTMDAKKLQQLQEAAILAQQQKKLPLAYQTNLVDYRTAAYSQALYQQSPTATSSSGGGPLSPIEMQPQSKHHGLLKHGGGGGNSSSSHSSPYHQSYSSSGGGTAAEQLYQSPTERTYLAAAGRLQANNATAGHHPMSALQAQYQQLQAAKMQAQLATQNEAAQQQQRTFALRQAMNPPTGHYHMSQSSSMVSNMTTMTQQQQQQQQQQQQQQQHQRAPPSSLNLQNQYQPAQGPLKLQQQQMPKHYQEQLYAQQQQQLQQQQQQQLHQQQLQQQQQHQQQQHRHKAELQTPGSEHGTVYIQQNHPGHVVNQACQTQISAVKPKATPSSEESSTTSAKSPSHAPLDRKKSAGSIQALKSPITKRPPSTPVTLSGWLHKQGSDGLKVWRKRWFVLAEYCLYYYKGPEEEKLLGSVLLPSYRVSACLPEDKIYRKFAFKCEHQNMRTYWLAADNSESMMAWVRALAAASMMQAPSSGESEPSVNSSLNHSGENSDSGIHTLQSQPSKGQPTPSSDGLSGGGGGVTNSQPLYANAPPKPRRSNDGGYSSPSPEHNEQQQQHSSRRLMSPTQQLYQQQQQQQQNQRSQQPQQHHAIYDTRTGHVSSALQLQQAQQQYSLDHLEAQFQQQQLDMEEQIARLQQQRAAEEIYGEREMYMAKLLHQQRQGVNGGYPTQQQLLQAERRTPDAYGRSKQQRLFAAAAAAADYEDIYNMSQLAGAGGIPMSAQEALLQEAASYRRPLSPPSYDGAKHVPAMPQRYTPNHLEASGADQLINTMDLRARTAAAIVRPHSADFLEYEARAEAAAAAAAAAIAQSQQESGRAPRPKSSLDINRTPDSFYYSEASYADKMRKSALYLQNGAQPQQAGSYRTAAGDFNSGVNTIGYENPYERAYKRQELLAEAQAQAQVQASSMPRMSRSASQGRAMVSQLQSPQQEDLPPLNVHPGSIFPPSMSTQEIICKNEQFLRSASARLPKRAGGMDDDYSAANSTTTSPTSGVAPSPQHQEGERKREESMKRLLEWKQRMLQSPLTRKGIQQGGSNMSAMSKLGSNPNILLASTAVASGARYAPQAGKTGLVGNGNASAVGNGSAPGAGSASATAGIQRSRSETQANVGPGGVAYNNYSSDDEVLGGELLWEEDALWRESLRRVSQRHARSLDDLDRIPAGPVASTPKAKLSREVTYVNDSQKPRQPAQQQSLNEHDVYVQLLENASLNLDHNDSDVYEVLREETASNLSHKSNELDRETIRQWDAMSSGLMKSHHSNTETTSGHGGGVAGVAHLPLTSNVRSIIQQLNNSTTSTDDANGNSLASGRKSRNNNH is encoded by the exons ATGTTTGGCTGCATTTATCAGCTCTGGGACTG GTTGGAGGCGCCACCGCTCTTCACCGCCGGCACCATGGACGCCAAGAAGCTGCAGCAGCTGCAGGAGGCGGCCATACTGGCGCAGCAGCAGAAAAAGCTGCCGCTGGCGTACCAAACCAATCTGGTGGACTACCGGACGGCGGCCTACAGCCAGGCCCTCTACCAGCAGTCCCCGACAGCCACGAGCTCCAGTGGCGGGGGACCGCTCTCGCCCATCGAGATGCAGCCGCAATCGAAGCACCACGGCCTGCTGAAGCACGGCGGGGGAGGAGGCAACTCGAGCAGCTCACACAGCTCCCCATACCACCAGTCGTACTCCAGCAGTGGTGGCGGGACGGCCGCCGAGCAGCTGTACCAGTCACCCACGGAACGCACCTACCTGGCGGCGGCGGGCAGGTTACAGGCTAATAACGCCACTGCCGGACATCATCCGATGTCGGCACTGCAGGCCCAGTACCAGCAGCTCCAGGCGGCCAAGATGCAGGCCCAGTTAGCCACCCAAAACGAGGCGgcccagcagcaacaacgcACCTTCGCCTTGCGGCAGGCCATGAACCCTCCCACGGGACACTACCATATGAGTCAGTCCTCCAGCATGGTCTCCAATATGACCACCATGacccagcaacagcagcagcaacaacagcaacaacagcagcagcagcaacatcagagGGCACCTCCTTCATCTCTAAACTTGCAAAACCAATATCAGCCGGCACAAGGTCCTTTGAagttgcaacagcaacaaatgcCAAAGCACTATCAAGAGCAGCTCTatgcccagcagcagcagcaactacaacagcagcagcagcagcagttgcatcagcaacagctgcagcaacagcagcaacatcaacagcagcagcatcgccATAAAGCTGAGCTGCAAACCCCTGGAAGTGAGCATGGAACGGTATACATCCAACAAAATCATCCAGGACATGTGGTGAACCAGGCCTGTCAGACCCAAATATCTGCAGTTAAGCCCAAGGCCACGCCAAGTTCGGAGGAGTCCTCGACCACCTCGGCCAAGAGTCCTTCCCACGCTCCATTGGATCGGAAGAAGAGCGCCGGATCCATTCAGGCCTTGAAGTCGCCCATTACGAAGAGACCCCCATCCACGCCGGTGACTTTGTCTGGATGGTTGCACAAGCAGGGATCCGATGGCCTGAAGGTGTGGCGCAAGCGGTGGTTCGTCCTTGCCGAGTACTGCCTCTACTACTACAAGGGGCCCGAAGAAGAGAAGCTACTTGGATCGGTACTGCTACCCTCTTATCGCGTATCCGCCTGCTTGCCGGAGGACAAGATCTACCGCAAGTTCGCCTTCAAGTGTGAGCATCAGAACATGAGGACCTATTGGCTGGCAGCTGATAATTCAGAGTCGATGATGGCGTGGGTGCGAGCCTTGGCCGCCGCCAGTATGATGCAGGCCCCCAGCAGCGGGGAGTCGGAGCCCAGTGTGAATTCCTCCCTCAATCACAGTGGGGAGAATTCGGACTCGGGGATCCATACTCTGCAGTCGCAGCCGAGCAAGGGACAACCAACACCATCGTCGGACGGGCTAagtggaggaggtggtggagTTACCAACTCCCAGCCACTATATGCCAATGCACCGCCCAAGCCCCGACGAAGCAACGATGGGGGCTACTCCTCTCCATCGCCGGAACACAacgaacagcagcagcaacactcTAGTCGCCGACTGATGTCGCCCACCCAGCAGCTgtaccagcaacaacagcagcagcaacagaaccAGCGATCTcagcagccgcagcaacaTCATGCCATTTACGACACCAGAACGGGTCATGTCTCCAGTGCCCTACAACTGCAGCAGGCCCAGCAGCAATACTCACTGGACCATTTGGAGGCGCAGttccagcagcaacagctggACATGGAGGAGCAGATTGCCCGGCTGCAGCAGCAACGAGCAGCTGAGGAGATCTACGGCGAGCGAGAGATGTACATGGCCAAGCTGCTCCACCAGCAGCGGCAGGGTGTCAATGGCGGCTACCCCACCCAGCAGCAGCTCCTGCAAGCGGAGCGGAGGACACCCGATGCCTACGGGCGGTCGAAGCAGCAACGTCTCTTTGCCGCCGCAGCCGCTGCAGCGGACTACGAGGATATCTACAACATGTCCCAGCTGGCTGGTGCCGGGGGCATACCCATGTCGGCACAGGAGGCGTTGCTGCAGGAGGCGGCTAGCTATCGGAGACCGCTCAGCCCGCCCAGCTACGATGGCGCGAAGCACGTGCCGGCCATGCCGCAGCGTTACACGCCCAATCACTTGGAG GCCAGCGGCGCTGATCAACTAATCAATACAATGGACTTGCGTGCTCGTACTGCGGCCGCCATTGTGCGTCCGCACTCTGCCGACTTCCTGGAGTACGAGGCGCGTGCCGAGGCCGCTGCTGCGGCTGCCGCGGCAGCCATTGCCCAGAGCCAACAGGAGAGCGGCCGGGCACCCAGACCCAAGTCCAGTTTGGACATCAATCGGACACCGGACAGCTTCTACTACTCGGAGGCGAGTTATGCGGACAAGATGCGAAAGAGCGCCCTCTATCTGCAGAATGGGGCTCAACCACAGCAGGCTGGCAGCTATCGCACTGCGGCCGGAGATTTCAATTCCGGCGTAAACACCATTGGCTACGAGAATCCGTACGAGAGGGCCTACAAGCGGCAGGAACTGCTGGCTGAGGCTCAGGCCCAGGCTCAGGTTCAGGCCAGTAGCATGCCCAGGATGAGTCGATCGGCCAGCCAGGGGCGAGCGATGGTGTCGCAACTGCAGTCACCACAGCAGGAGGACCTGCCACCGCTGAACGTGCACCCTGGATCCATATTTCCGCCATCGATGTCCACCCAGGAGATTATCTGCAAAAACGAGCAGTTCTTGCGGTCCGCCAGTGCTCGACTTCCTAAAAGAGCCGGCGGGATGGATGATGACTATTCGGCGGCAAATTCCACCACCACTTCACCCACATCGGGAGTTGCTCCCTCACCGCAGCACCAGGAGGGCGAGCGAAAGCGGGAGGAGTCCATGAAGCGTCTTCTGGAATGGAAGCAGCGCATGCTGCAGTCACCTTTGACCCGCAAGGGCATCCAGCAGGGCGGCAGCAACATGTCCGCCATGTCAAAGCTGGGCAGCAATCCGAACATACTTCTGGCTTCCACTGCAGTGGCCAGTGGAGCACGCTATGCCCCCCAGGCGGGCAAGACAGGTCTGGTGGGCAATGGCAATGCAAGTGCTGTAGGAAACGGAAGTGCTCCGGGGGCAGGAAGTGCCTCTGCAACCGCAGGTATCCAACGCTCTCGATCAGAAACGCAGGCTAATGTGGGACCTGGTGGAGTGGCGTACAACAACTACTCCTCGGATGATGAAG TTCTAGGTGGCGAGCTGCTCTGGGAGGAGGATGCTCTCTGGCGGGAAAGTTTGCGACGCGTTTCGCAGCGTCATGCCCGATCCCTGGACGACCTGGACAGGATACCAGCAGGTCCAGTTGCCAGCACCCCGAAGGCCAAGTTGAGCCGGGAGGTGACCTATGTGAACGATAGCCAGAAGCCGCGACAGCCGGCCCAGCAGCAATCCCTGAATGAGCACGATGTCTATGTACAACTTTTAGAGAACGCCTCGCTTAACCTGGATCATAACGACTCCGATGTGTACGAGGTCCTGCGGGAAGAGACGGCCTCCAATTTGTCGCATAAGTCCAATGAGCTGGATCGCGAAACCATACGTCAATGGGATGCCATGTCGAGTGGCCTGATGAAGAGTCACCACAGCAACACAGAGACCACCAGCGGCCATGGTGGGGGTGTTGCTGGCGTTGCCCACCTGCCCCTCACCAGCAATGTGCGCTCCATCATCCAGCAGCTGAATAATAGCACAACCTCCACTGACGATGCCAATGGCAACAGTCTGGCATCGGGCAGAAAATCCAGGAACAACAACCACTGA
- the LOC6499672 gene encoding uncharacterized protein LOC6499672 isoform X5, producing MFGCIYQLWDWLEAPPLFTAGTMDAKKLQQLQEAAILAQQQKKLPLAYQTNLVDYRTAAYSQALYQQSPTATSSSGGGPLSPIEMQPQSKHHGLLKHGGGGGNSSSSHSSPYHQSYSSSGGGTAAEQLYQSPTERTYLAAAGRLQANNATAGHHPMSALQAQYQQLQAAKMQAQLATQNEAAQQQQRTFALRQAMNPPTGHYHMSQSSSMVSNMTTMTQQQQQQQQQQQQQQQHQRAPPSSLNLQNQYQPAQGPLKLQQQQMPKHYQEQLYAQQQQQLQQQQQQQLHQQQLQQQQQHQQQQHRHKAELQTPGSEHGTVYIQQNHPGHVVNQACQTQISAVKPKATPSSEESSTTSAKSPSHAPLDRKKSAGSIQALKSPITKRPPSTPVTLSGWLHKQGSDGLKVWRKRWFVLAEYCLYYYKGPEEEKLLGSVLLPSYRVSACLPEDKIYRKFAFKCEHQNMRTYWLAADNSESMMAWVRALAAASMMQAPSSGESEPSVNSSLNHSGENSDSGIHTLQSQPSKGQPTPSSDGLSGGGGGVTNSQPLYANAPPKPRRSNDGGYSSPSPEHNEQQQQHSSRRLMSPTQQLYQQQQQQQQNQRSQQPQQHHAIYDTRTGHVSSALQLQQAQQQYSLDHLEAQFQQQQLDMEEQIARLQQQRAAEEIYGEREMYMAKLLHQQRQGVNGGYPTQQQLLQAERRTPDAYGRSKQQRLFAAAAAAADYEDIYNMSQLAGAGGIPMSAQEALLQEAASYRRPLSPPSYDGAKHVPAMPQRYTPNHLEASGADQLINTMDLRARTAAAIVRPHSADFLEYEARAEAAAAAAAAAIAQSQQESGRAPRPKSSLDINRTPDSFYYSEASYADKMRKSALYLQNGAQPQQAGSYRTAAGDFNSGVNTIGYENPYERAYKRQELLAEAQAQAQVQASSMPRMSRSASQGRAMVSQLQSPQQEDLPPLNVHPGSIFPPSMSTQEIICKNEQFLRSASARLPKRAGGMDDDYSAANSTTTSPTSGVAPSPQHQEGERKREESMKRLLEWKQRMLQSPLTRKGIQQGGSNMSAMSKLGSNPNILLASTAVASGARYAPQAGKTGLVGNGNASAVGNGSAPGAGSASATAGIQRSRSETQANVGPGGVAYNNYSSDDEASISVRNVNNLPMGNLTVKPDPSDTLHEQPESAFAPYYGGAAETKYAKNTVLTDRGLYAGNGAGLATSTPQHQQQQFRMRRTGSRAEIDMLERETSSQIRNLEMSAGDLLSRTHEELVLLLIQLRRQSSQTARAIEQCCSDIHDVQNRLRSAEGLTRAESIQRLDYLKQHLLDLERHYEKSKPLVNLVDNMVKLGSLYRNDANGRVQPTTIERVEFNQRMQERQMLQEEQEQWERLSPNQAELQAKVHELYQLDQLLQEESGTLQSLQRDKEDLERALGGLRARIQDSNATPMALEAAKKQQHILERELSRVHQLLAENSKVSKKLEQTVAGNARLEQELLLLRQKVQDTRGAATNGIDAAEAMNGDQNAAVLQSELERVQSLVGDMQRQRHELSTAVRQLTENSSRLYQEIGKQEVMNGGGGSTNGSLKKRSNSTSWTETDLDANMLKSGSRQHLNDSSLNLSTPLYVDTNSSSKLNDYNRYNGGGSSDALEMSGMESDGFLESNPFAMGLEKQEIKTVRIVKRESERRHRDRSERGLSSSIQNLDQVMEEEMYAQQQREQNAMYPQNHEEQPMTNGHHSRSKSLPRNYSEPPKPRHSRHMNGKTNGHHHYNNGGGYDYDRNSNYEHQPPPPPAPQSNGHHQQREHLNPLANAYFAKQLQQQANPSRDSARVALRTKTDSLQSLNKSLTDLSPEPVFQSVAARQIINEMSAGSASEDTEKVVEKVPPPHKHRRAVPREKRRHYTAPNNVNQKAMEKVQAENDMNRNNTNWRARDDLDMEVALRPRMNAPDVVRSALGQGEKISENTIDNLLLAPNKIVIPERYIPETTPELSPEEKKRRQEKVESIKKMLAEAPISSNENESLPPSKLNAEKKQREHLLQLNQILAQQVMQVSKIVADD from the exons ATGTTTGGCTGCATTTATCAGCTCTGGGACTG GTTGGAGGCGCCACCGCTCTTCACCGCCGGCACCATGGACGCCAAGAAGCTGCAGCAGCTGCAGGAGGCGGCCATACTGGCGCAGCAGCAGAAAAAGCTGCCGCTGGCGTACCAAACCAATCTGGTGGACTACCGGACGGCGGCCTACAGCCAGGCCCTCTACCAGCAGTCCCCGACAGCCACGAGCTCCAGTGGCGGGGGACCGCTCTCGCCCATCGAGATGCAGCCGCAATCGAAGCACCACGGCCTGCTGAAGCACGGCGGGGGAGGAGGCAACTCGAGCAGCTCACACAGCTCCCCATACCACCAGTCGTACTCCAGCAGTGGTGGCGGGACGGCCGCCGAGCAGCTGTACCAGTCACCCACGGAACGCACCTACCTGGCGGCGGCGGGCAGGTTACAGGCTAATAACGCCACTGCCGGACATCATCCGATGTCGGCACTGCAGGCCCAGTACCAGCAGCTCCAGGCGGCCAAGATGCAGGCCCAGTTAGCCACCCAAAACGAGGCGgcccagcagcaacaacgcACCTTCGCCTTGCGGCAGGCCATGAACCCTCCCACGGGACACTACCATATGAGTCAGTCCTCCAGCATGGTCTCCAATATGACCACCATGacccagcaacagcagcagcaacaacagcaacaacagcagcagcagcaacatcagagGGCACCTCCTTCATCTCTAAACTTGCAAAACCAATATCAGCCGGCACAAGGTCCTTTGAagttgcaacagcaacaaatgcCAAAGCACTATCAAGAGCAGCTCTatgcccagcagcagcagcaactacaacagcagcagcagcagcagttgcatcagcaacagctgcagcaacagcagcaacatcaacagcagcagcatcgccATAAAGCTGAGCTGCAAACCCCTGGAAGTGAGCATGGAACGGTATACATCCAACAAAATCATCCAGGACATGTGGTGAACCAGGCCTGTCAGACCCAAATATCTGCAGTTAAGCCCAAGGCCACGCCAAGTTCGGAGGAGTCCTCGACCACCTCGGCCAAGAGTCCTTCCCACGCTCCATTGGATCGGAAGAAGAGCGCCGGATCCATTCAGGCCTTGAAGTCGCCCATTACGAAGAGACCCCCATCCACGCCGGTGACTTTGTCTGGATGGTTGCACAAGCAGGGATCCGATGGCCTGAAGGTGTGGCGCAAGCGGTGGTTCGTCCTTGCCGAGTACTGCCTCTACTACTACAAGGGGCCCGAAGAAGAGAAGCTACTTGGATCGGTACTGCTACCCTCTTATCGCGTATCCGCCTGCTTGCCGGAGGACAAGATCTACCGCAAGTTCGCCTTCAAGTGTGAGCATCAGAACATGAGGACCTATTGGCTGGCAGCTGATAATTCAGAGTCGATGATGGCGTGGGTGCGAGCCTTGGCCGCCGCCAGTATGATGCAGGCCCCCAGCAGCGGGGAGTCGGAGCCCAGTGTGAATTCCTCCCTCAATCACAGTGGGGAGAATTCGGACTCGGGGATCCATACTCTGCAGTCGCAGCCGAGCAAGGGACAACCAACACCATCGTCGGACGGGCTAagtggaggaggtggtggagTTACCAACTCCCAGCCACTATATGCCAATGCACCGCCCAAGCCCCGACGAAGCAACGATGGGGGCTACTCCTCTCCATCGCCGGAACACAacgaacagcagcagcaacactcTAGTCGCCGACTGATGTCGCCCACCCAGCAGCTgtaccagcaacaacagcagcagcaacagaaccAGCGATCTcagcagccgcagcaacaTCATGCCATTTACGACACCAGAACGGGTCATGTCTCCAGTGCCCTACAACTGCAGCAGGCCCAGCAGCAATACTCACTGGACCATTTGGAGGCGCAGttccagcagcaacagctggACATGGAGGAGCAGATTGCCCGGCTGCAGCAGCAACGAGCAGCTGAGGAGATCTACGGCGAGCGAGAGATGTACATGGCCAAGCTGCTCCACCAGCAGCGGCAGGGTGTCAATGGCGGCTACCCCACCCAGCAGCAGCTCCTGCAAGCGGAGCGGAGGACACCCGATGCCTACGGGCGGTCGAAGCAGCAACGTCTCTTTGCCGCCGCAGCCGCTGCAGCGGACTACGAGGATATCTACAACATGTCCCAGCTGGCTGGTGCCGGGGGCATACCCATGTCGGCACAGGAGGCGTTGCTGCAGGAGGCGGCTAGCTATCGGAGACCGCTCAGCCCGCCCAGCTACGATGGCGCGAAGCACGTGCCGGCCATGCCGCAGCGTTACACGCCCAATCACTTGGAG GCCAGCGGCGCTGATCAACTAATCAATACAATGGACTTGCGTGCTCGTACTGCGGCCGCCATTGTGCGTCCGCACTCTGCCGACTTCCTGGAGTACGAGGCGCGTGCCGAGGCCGCTGCTGCGGCTGCCGCGGCAGCCATTGCCCAGAGCCAACAGGAGAGCGGCCGGGCACCCAGACCCAAGTCCAGTTTGGACATCAATCGGACACCGGACAGCTTCTACTACTCGGAGGCGAGTTATGCGGACAAGATGCGAAAGAGCGCCCTCTATCTGCAGAATGGGGCTCAACCACAGCAGGCTGGCAGCTATCGCACTGCGGCCGGAGATTTCAATTCCGGCGTAAACACCATTGGCTACGAGAATCCGTACGAGAGGGCCTACAAGCGGCAGGAACTGCTGGCTGAGGCTCAGGCCCAGGCTCAGGTTCAGGCCAGTAGCATGCCCAGGATGAGTCGATCGGCCAGCCAGGGGCGAGCGATGGTGTCGCAACTGCAGTCACCACAGCAGGAGGACCTGCCACCGCTGAACGTGCACCCTGGATCCATATTTCCGCCATCGATGTCCACCCAGGAGATTATCTGCAAAAACGAGCAGTTCTTGCGGTCCGCCAGTGCTCGACTTCCTAAAAGAGCCGGCGGGATGGATGATGACTATTCGGCGGCAAATTCCACCACCACTTCACCCACATCGGGAGTTGCTCCCTCACCGCAGCACCAGGAGGGCGAGCGAAAGCGGGAGGAGTCCATGAAGCGTCTTCTGGAATGGAAGCAGCGCATGCTGCAGTCACCTTTGACCCGCAAGGGCATCCAGCAGGGCGGCAGCAACATGTCCGCCATGTCAAAGCTGGGCAGCAATCCGAACATACTTCTGGCTTCCACTGCAGTGGCCAGTGGAGCACGCTATGCCCCCCAGGCGGGCAAGACAGGTCTGGTGGGCAATGGCAATGCAAGTGCTGTAGGAAACGGAAGTGCTCCGGGGGCAGGAAGTGCCTCTGCAACCGCAGGTATCCAACGCTCTCGATCAGAAACGCAGGCTAATGTGGGACCTGGTGGAGTGGCGTACAACAACTACTCCTCGGATGATGAAG CCTCAATATCCGTGCGAAATGTTAACAACCTGCCCATGGGCAACCTTACCGTGAAGCCGGATCCCTCGGATACCCTCCACGAGCAGCCAGAGTCAGCATTTGCCCCGTACTACGGTGGAGCCGCCGAGACCAAGTACGCCAAGAACACGGTGCTTACGGACCGCGGACTCTACGCCGGAAATGGAGCCGGATTGGCCACATCCACGccgcagcatcagcagcagcagttccGTATGCGGCGCACCGGTAGTCGGGCGGAAATCGATATGCTGGAGAGGGAGACGAGCAGCCAGATTAGG AATCTGGAAATGTCGGCTGGGGATTTGTTGAGCCGAACCCACGAGGAGCTCGTCCTTCTTCTGATCCAACTGAGACGCCAGAGCAGCCAAACGGCCAGAGCCATCGAGCAGTGCTGCAGCGACATACACGATGTACAG AATCGCCTGCGCAGTGCTGAAGGCTTGACCCGAGCTGAGAGCATCCAGCGACTGGACTATTTGAAGCAACATCTTTTGGACTTGGAACGCCACTATGAGAAGAGCAAGCCCTTGGTCAACCTGGTGGACAACATGGTCAAGTTGGGATCACTTTATAGGAACGATGCCAACGGCAGGGTTCAGCCTACAACTATCGAGCGTGTGGAGTTCAATCAGCGCATGCAGGAGCGTCAGATGTTGCAGGAAGAGCAGGAGCAATGGGAACGTCTCAGTCCCAATCAGGCCGAGTTACAG GCCAAAGTACATGAGCTCTACCAACTGGATCAACTCCTGCAGGAGGAGTCTGGAACTCTGCAGAGCCTGCAGCGGGATAAGGAGGACCTCGAGCGAGCTTTGGGCGGCCTGAGAGCTCGTATCCAAGACAGCAATGCGACGCCCATGGCTTTGGAGGCGGCCAAGAAACAGCAACACATTTTGGAGCGCGAGCTGTCGCGTGTCCATCAGCTTCTCGCTGAGAACTCAAAGGTATCCAAG AAACTGGAGCAGACTGTGGCGGGTAATGCTCGACTGGAGCAGGAGCTGCTGCTTCTGCGGCAGAAAGTGCAGGACACCCGAGGAGCTGCCACCAACGGAATCGATGCTGCCGAAGCCATGAATGGCGACCAAAACGCAGCTGTTTTGCAATCCGAACTGGAGCGCGTCCAGTCCTTGGTGGGAGATATGCAGAGGCAGCGCCATGAGCTCAGCACTGCAGTGCGACAGCTGACAGAGAACTCGAGCAGGTTGTACCAGGAGATTGGAAAGCAGGAGGTTATGAATGGCGGCGGAGGCTCCACCAACGGCAGCCTGAAGAAGCGCAGCAACTCGACCAGCTGGACCGAGACGGACCTGGATGCTAACATGCTAAAGAGTGGCAGTCGGCAGCATCTGAACGACTCCAGCCTGAACCTATCCACTCCCCTGTATGTGGACACAAATAGCTCCTCAAAGTTGAACGACTACAATCGCTACAACggaggcggcagcagcgatgccCTGGAAATGAGTGGAATGGAGAGCGATGGATTCCTGGAAAGCAACCCCTTCGCCATGGGCCTAGAGAAGCAGGAAATCAAGACCGTGAGGATTGTGAAGCGGGAATCGGAGCGCCGACATCGAGATCGCAGCGAACGTGGTCTGAGCAGCTCCATCCAGAACTTGGACCAGGTCATGGAGGAGGAGATGTATGCCCAGCAGCAGCGAGAACAGAATGCCATGTATCCCCAGAACCACGAGGAGCAGCCGATGACCAATGGTCACCACAGTCGCTCCAAGTCGCTGCCTAGGAACTACAGTGAACCACCTAAGCCGCGGCACAGTCGCCACATGAACGGAAAGACCAACGGACACCACCACTACAACAATGGTGGTGGCTATGACTACGACCGGAATAGCAACTACGAGCATCAGCCACCACCGCCACCGGCACCACAGAGCAACGGGCACCACCAGCAGAGGGAGCACCTCAATCCCTTGGCCAATGCCTACTTCGCcaagcagctgcagcagcaggcgAATCCTTCACGGGACAGTGCCCGCGTGGCACTGCGCACCAAAACCGACTCCTTGCAGAGCCTGAACAAGAGCCTCACGGACCTCAGTCCGGAGCCGGTGTTCCAGAGCGTGGCTGCCCGCCAGATCATCAACGAAATGTCCGCCGGATCTGCCTCGGAGGACACAGAAAAGGTGGTAGAAAAAGTGCCACCTCCACACAAGCATCGACGGGCAGTGCCCCGGGAAAAGAGGCGCCACTACACTGCCCCCAATAATGTCAACCAGAAGGCCATGGAGAAGGTGCAGGCCGAGAATGATATGAACCGCAAT aaCACAAACTGGCGAGCTCGTGATGACCTGGACATGGAGGTGGCTCTGCGACCGCGAATGAATGCCCCCGATGTGGTGCGCTCTGCTCTGGGTCAGGGTGAAAAGATTTCGGAGAACACCATTGATAACTTGCTCTTGGCGCCCAACAAAATAGTCATACCCGAGCGTTACATACCAGAAACA ACGCCCGAACTGTCGCCGGAGGAGAAGAAACGTCGTCAGGAGAAGGTCGAGTCTATCAAGAAAATGCTTGCCGAAGCTCCCATTAGCAGCAAC GAAAATGAGAGCCTGCCGCCGAGCAAACTCAATGCTGAGAAGAAACAACGCGAGCACCTATTGCAGCTCAACCAAATCCTGGCCCAGCAGGTGATGCAAGTCAGCAAGATCGTAGCCG ATGATTAA